The sequence CAGTAGAACTTACAGAATTTCATTATATAACATATAAATATATAACAAATGAGATGCTAAGAGAGTTTATGATGTTAGGTTTTGAAATACAAAGACTACATAGGGATATGTCACTTTATTTTGAAGATTCAAAAGAACTTTCAGTGCAAGAGCATGAAAAATTACATGAATATATTGTAGAAGGAAAAAAAGAAGAATCTAAGGCACTGATAGAGAGTCATTTGGAAAAGACAGAAAGATTATTACTTGGACATATAAAGGAATTAGGATAAAAATATTAAAATTTATTTATTATTAATTTTAAATATAAAAAAACTACATCTAAAATTTTTAAATAAATGATAGGTGTAGTTTTTTATTTTATACTTTATTATAATTTTATTTGGTTTATAAAATTAAAGCAAGCTAAGTTTATTAAATTTTTTACTTGATAATTTTCAAGAATTATACATTCTTTATTTTCGTCAAAAATAACAGTTCCAGTATATATTTTTGAAGCGTTATCATCTATAATAGTGATATCAGTTTGAGGAAATGAAAGAATGTCATTTTCTTCCTCCAACAGTAATTTCAGAAACACGGACAGCAGGCTGGCCTACATTTGTGCATAAACTTCCTGAAACAGAACCACACATTCCTTGGCCATAGGCAAGATTATTTCCTACCATATCAATTTTTTTAAGGACTTCACTTCCTGTTCCTATAAGAGTAGCTCCTCTTACAGGAGAGGTTATTTTTCCATTTTCTATAAGATATCCTTCCATAACAGCAAAGTTAAAATTTCCAGTAGCAGGATTAACAGATCCTCCTCCCATATATTTTGCATATATTCCTTTTTCTGTTGAAGAAATCATTTCTTCAAGAGTAGATTTTCCATTAAGAATAAATGTATTTGTCATTCTAGAAGTAGGAGCATATTTATATGATTCTCTTCTTCCACTTCCAGTAGAAGCCATTCCCATTCTTCTTCCATTTAATTTATCTATCATATATCCTTTTAAAATACCATTTTCTATAAGAAGATTTCTTTTTGATGGAGTTCCTTCGTCATCAATATTAATTGTTCCCCATTCATTAGGAATAGTTCCATCATCAACAGCACTTACAAGAGGACTAGCTATCATTTGTCCAAGTTTTCCAGCAAAAACAGAATTTCCTTTTGCAACACTTGTAGCTTCAAGACCATGTCCACAAGCCTCATGGAAAATAACTCCTCCAAATCCATTATCTATAATAACAGGCATTTTTCCACTTGGAGAATATTCAGCGTGAAGAATTGTTGAAGCTATTCTAGAAGCTTCTCTTCCATAGCTTTCAATATCCATATTTTCAAAGAATTCAAATCCTTTTGATGCTCCTGGCCCCATGCTTCCTGTTTGCATTTCTGTTCCATCTGAAGCTACACTTTCTATTCTGATTCTTCCTCTTACTCTTTCATCTTCAGCCCATATTCCTTCTGAATTAGCTACAAGAATATTTTGTTTTGTATCTCCGTAAGAAACTCTTACTTGTGAGATCTCATTATTATAGTTTTTGGCAGAACTATAACCTCTTTTCATTATTTCAATTTTTGATTTTTTTGAAACAGTTTCAGGATATATTTCAATTTTATTGTAATTTTCAATATCTTGTTTTAAAAGGTTAATAGCTATATCAGCTTTTGTTCCTTTTATAGCCTGAGCTATTTTTTTAACTGTTTTAAGAAGGTTTTCTTCACTCATATCATTTGTATATCCATAAACATAATATAAATCTTTAAAAATTCTGATACCTATTCCAAAATCTTTTCCTGAAAGAGCAGATTCTATTTTTCCATCAATCATATATAAACTGCTGCTGTTTTTCTTTTCAACAAAAACTTCAGCAAAATCTCCTCCTGTAGAAAGAGCTTCATTTAATATTTTTTCAACTAAACTTTTATCAAGCATTTTATCAACTCCAATCTTTATGTATAAATATTATATCATATTTTTATGTCCTTCTTTTCTCTTTTATTTTCTATATCCTCTTTATTTTTTGAAAATATGAGGTATAATATAGATATACAAGACAGTGACAGCTTTATTTTACATTATGAAGGAGGTATATATTATGAAAAAAATATTATTAGGATTATTCGCATTATCTACATTAGCCTTCGGAGCAGCTGGAGACAGTCATTTATACTTAAGAGCAGAATTTTCTCCTTTCAGTAAATATGACTTAGACAATGGAGCAAAAATAGAAAATAAAGATGATATAGATGAGGCAGCTTATGGAATAGCAGCAGAATTTACAAAAGATGTTTTGTATAATCTTGAACTAGGAATAGGAACTGCTTATCAAAAACACGGAGATTTCCAATATAAAAATGGATATGATGGAGAAAAACTTCCTGATTTTAATTCTATTCCAGTATATATTACAGGAAAATATAAAATTTTTAATGTAGGAGACTGGACTCCATATATTAAAGCTGATTTAGGATATTCATTTAATGATTTAGATGACAATAAATATTTCAGCTATGATGATGGACTATATTATGCAGTTGGTCTTGGTGTAGAGATTCAATATCTTTCTCTTGAAATGTCTTACAGAGTAAATGAAGGAAAACTTAAAACAGATTATGGAAAATATGATATAGATAATTCAAGAGTGATGTTTGGTGCTTCTTACAGATTTGATTTCTAATATTTTTATATTCTAAAATAAATTATCTTTAAATAAAATGGGATAGCTGCATTTATTAGCAGCAGTCCCATTTTTATTTTCATAAATTTCTTTTATATTTATATTTTTTCATGTAAAATTAGTATTATAAAATTTCAATTAGGAGATATACATATATGAAAAGATTTTTACTGTTTATACTATTTTTAATTTTTACTATAAATATTTATTCTATAAAAATAGAAAATAATATGGCTGTAGATAGTTATGGGAATAGTGTAGAACTTAAAGAATACAAAAGAATAGTTGTAGCAGATCCCTCTGCTGTTGAAATTTTTTATCTTATAGGTGGAGAAGACAAAATTTCTGCAATAGCAAAAACAAAGATAAATAAAATATATCCAGAAGAAAAGACAAAGTATTTGGAGTCAGTAGGTACTATAACAAAGCCATCTTTTGAAAAGATAATATCACTTACCCCAGATTTAGTAATATTAAATCCTATGGGAGCAGTTAAAAGTACAGAACTTTTAAAAAAATATAATATTCCATTTTTTATAGATAGATCTGTAACTTTTAATGAAATTTTTTTAAAGACGAAAATTTATGGAGTATTTACAAGGCAGGAAAGAAATGCTGAAAAACTTATCAATGAAAAAAAAGATAAGTTAAAAGAGATAGAAAAAAATATAATGGATAAGAAATTAAAGGGAGTTGTATTATACTCAAATTCTCCTATGGTTTCTTTTTCAAAAGATACTATTCCAGGAGAAATATTAAAACTTTTAAAAATTGAAAATATGGCTGAATCTTTTGCTGGTGGGAAGAGTCAGATTATATCTTCAGAAACAATTTTAAAAGAAAATCCTGATGTTATTATAGGAACAATGAAAATAAAATCTCCAGAAGAAATAGTAAGCAGTAATGAATTTTTAAAATATTCAAATGCTTATAAAAACAATAATATTTATGTGTTTGAATCTGAAAAGATTCTTCGTGCAACACCAAGAATAGTTGATGGAATAGAAGAAATATATGAGGTAATAAAAAATGTTAAATAAAAAAAATAAAAAAGAGAATATTATAATAAAATACTACAAAAAGGAAAAGAGTCTTCTTTTTGCTTTTATATTTTTTAATATAGCAGTAACAGTTTTAGATTTATCTGCCCCTCTTGTTGTAAAAAATATTATAGATAAAGCTATACCTGATAAAAATATACAAAATCTCGTACTTCTCACTTTTTTTGCTCTTTTCCTTTATAGTGTGAGAACCTTCTTTGCTGTAATGAGTTTCAGCAGAGGACAGCTTATGGGAAATAGAATAAAATATCATATGAGGAATGATTTATTTTCCCATTTTTTAAAACAGTCTCATGAATTTTTTAATAAGAAGGAAACAGGTGATTTGATTGCAAGAATTACCAGTGATTTAGAGAGTTCAGCAGTTCTTCTTTACAGAGGACTTCAGGATTTATTAGCTTCAGGTGGTTCGCTTCTTGGAGGATTTATACTTATGTTTATTTATAGTCCTCTTCTAGCATGTATTACTTTTCTTCCTCTTCCTATAGGACTTATTTTTGTTTACAGAAAAAATAAAAAAATGAAGAAAGGATACAGAGAAATAAGAAGAAAAAACAGCAGTCTTACAGTTGTTCTTCATGAAATTTTAAGAGTTATTTTATTTTTTAAAGATAATCTTTTAGAAAAAACTGCATATAAAAAATTTTTACAAGCTAATGATGAACTTCTTGCTGCAGAGAAAAGAAATTTTCTTAATGTGGGAATTTTTATGGCAGGTGTAACTTTTTATGTTCATTTTACACAGCTTATTCTTATAGGAGCAGGGGGAATACTTTTCATTAAAGGAAAAATAAGTATAGGTATTATAGTTTCTTTTCTTCTTCTTGTGGATAGATTTAAAGTATCACTTATAAAGCTTGCAGGGCTTACTGATACATACCATAAAGGAAGGGCTGGTATTGTAAGGCTTGAAGAAATGCTTGAGAGTGATTTTACTCTTCCAGAAGGAAACGGAAAAATAGATGAAGAATTTAAAAATCTTAGATTTCAAAATGTTTCTTTTAGCTATGAGAAAGATATTCCTGTAATTAAAAACCTTACTTTTGAAATTAAAAAAGGAGAAAAAACAGCTGTTGTAGGAAGAAGTGGTGTTGGAAAAACAACTCTTATGAATCTTATAAAAAGAAACTATCTTCCTGATACTGGAGATATTTTCATAAATGGAAAGAATTACAAAGATATAAACCGTGAAAGTGTTCTTTCTTTTATGGGAACTATTGAGCAGAAAGAAAATATTTTAGGAGATACAGTAAAAAATAATATAAAAATTGTCAGAGAAAATTCAACAGAAGAAGAGATAGAAGAAGCTTGTAAAAAAGCTTGTATACATAATACTATTGAAAAATTAAATGAAAAATATGAAACAGTTTTGGGAAATAGTGGGACAATATTAAGTACAGGTCAGCAGCAGAGAATATCTCTTGCAAGAGTATTTTTAAAAAATCCTGAAATTATTATTCTTGATGAAGCAACATCAGGGCTTGATAATACTTCTGAAAGTAAAATAATGCAAAATATAGATACACAGTTTGAAGGAAAAACTCTTATTGCTGTAACACATAGACTGGCAGTAACAAGAAATTTTGATAAAATAATTGTTATTGGAAAAGAAGGAGTTATAGAAGAGGGAACTTATGATGAACTTGTAAGTAAAGAAGGGGAATTTTATAATATTTTAAAAGGTAAATAAAAATATGGACTGTTGTAAATCTATAAAAATAAAATTTTATTTTTATAAATTAGAAATACAACAGTCCTTGAAATAAAATTATTTAATGTATTTACTGTCTCTTAAATATTTTGTATCATTTCCATAAATAAAAAGGACAGAACCATTTTTAATTTTTTCAATTATTTTTTTATTAAGGGATTTTGGAACAGCTGGACATCCTTCAGTTCTTCCTAAAAAACCAAATTTGTTTATATATTCAGGTTCGGAAGCAGAAGCTCCATGGATAACAACACCTCTTTTAAAAGCATTGGAATTATATCCATCTTCTAAACCAAAAAGTTTTAAAGAATATCCATATCTTCCATTATATGGTTTTCCTGTAAGATAGAAACCGACAGAGCTTTTATAAGAATTCATTTTATTGGAAAAGCTTACAGCAGTATCTGCTCCACTGTTTTTTCCATGTGCAACATAGGTATAATCTTCAAGAGTAAAATTTTCCATATTAAGAACAAAAAATCTTTTTTCATAAGAAGGTTTTGAATAATCAGCAATAACTAGATATTTTGTTTTTCTTTCAGGAATTTTAGAATATCCTTTTAATGCCATTTTAAAAATTCTGTAACTTAACTTATCTTTAAGATTAAAATTATTATAAAGGAAAAGATACTGGCTTTCATCTACATATGTGCCTTTATTTTGTGGAATTGTATTTATAAAAACTTTTTCAGGATTTATAATATTTTGAAAAGAGATTTCATCTCCGTAAGAAAGTGTAAAAGTTAATATTGAAAAGAAAGTTAATAATATTTTTTTCATTTATTTTAGTTTCTCCATTAAAAAATTTTTTGAAATTTTTTGCTTCTTAAGGTAATATTAACATAGAAAGACAAATAAATAAAGTTATCTTTTACAAAAAAAGGGGGCTTTTATGGAACTAAGACTTTTATCAATAAAAAATTGGAGAGAAATAAAAAATATAGATATACATTTTGAAAATCTTATGCTGTTTTTAGGACAGAGTTCAGAGGGAGTAAATAATATTATTTCCTGTCTTGCATTTATTTTTAATGGTAAGGAACTGGAGAAAGCAGATATTTATGATAAAGCTGAACTTGCAGTAATAAAACTTATATTTTTTGAAAATGAAACAAGATATAAATTAAAAATTACAGCCTCTCCTGAGGGAGAAGTAAGATATTATATAAGAAAATCAAAAAATTGGAAAATAATAACAAAAGAAGAGTATTCTAAATTTATAGAGCAGATTCCTTTTCTTCATGTTTCAGGAGATTTAAAAAATCAATGTAACAATATTTTTACATGTTTCTTTAAAATATTAAAAAAAGATCATAAAGATGAAGATTTAATAAAAAACCATATATATGAAGCTTATGAAAATCTTGATGAAGGTTATCAAAACCCAGAGCTTTACAGAAATCTTTTGTTTGAGTTTTTGAAAATTATTTCACAAATTTCTGTAAAAAGAAAAGAATCAATACTTAAAAATGCAGTAATTCTTTTTGAAGATCCAGAACTTTATCTGCATCCACAAAAAAGCAGGGAACTTTATGACTGCTTTATAAAACTTTCAAAACTTGGAACAAAAATTTATTTAAAAACATATTCAAGCAGTTTTTTAGGATTAAAGCAGTATAGGTCTATATGTGTAATAAAAAAAATTAATAACAATGTAAGAGTAGTACAGGCAAAGGATAATATATTTAAAGGAGATGTAATAAAGGCTTTTAACATGAACTACTGGATAAATCCTGACAGAGGAGAACTGTTTTTTGCTGAAAAAGTGATTCTTGTAGAAGGACAGACAGATAAAATAGTTATATCTTTTCTTGGAAAACTTTTAAAGATATTTAAGTATGACTATTCTATTATAGAGTGTGGAAGTAAAAGTACAATACCTCAGTTTATTATGCTTTTAAATCTTTTTAAAATTCCTTATGTGGTTATTTACGACAAAGATAATCATAGATGGAGAACTAAAGAGGAGATTTTTAATTCAAATCAAAAAAATAAAATGATAAGATCTCTTGTGAAAGACTCTTTAGGTACTTGTATTGAGTTTGAAAATGATATAGAGGAAGAATTATATGCAAGAAATGGAGAGAGAACTTCCTATAAAAATAAACCTTTTAATGCATTAAGATATATTTCAAATGAAAACTATATAGTTCCTGAAAGACTTAAAAATAAAATAGAAAAAATATATGAATAAAAGAAAGAAGGGGTATTAATCAACAACAGCCCCTTCTTTATATTTTATTTAAAAAGTTCAAGAACTTCTTTTGAATATTTTCCATCACTGTCATGTGAAATAAGAGGAGGAAGAACAGTAAGTCCTTCTGATCCAAATTTTACCCCTTCAACAAGAAGAATTTTTGCCTGTTTATCTATTTTTGAATGGCAGAATCTTACTTTTTTGGGAGTGATTTTATATTTTCTCATAGTATCTAAAATTTCAAGAAATCTATCAGGTCTGTGCACCATAGCAAAATATCCTTTATCTTTAAGAAGACATGAAGCAGTTTCAACAATTTCTTCAAGTGTTATAGATATTTCATGTCTTGCCAGAGTAAGCTGATCAAGATCATTTAGAAGTTCTTCATTTCCATGAAACTTAAAGAAAGGTGGATTTGATATAATAGCATCCTGAGAACCTGACTGAAAATATTTTTTCCAGTTTTTCATATCATCATTTATGATTTCTATTCTGTCAGAAAGATTATTAAGTTCTATATTTTTTTTTGCAAGATCAGCAGAAATTTTTTGAATTTCTATTCCTGTTATTTTTGCTTTTGTTCTTTCTGAAAGGAAAAGAGGAATAGCACCATTCCCAGTACCTAAATCAACGACTTTATTAACCCCTCTTCCAAGTGAAATAAAATTTGCTATAAGAAGAGAGTCAAGAGAAAAGTTAAAAAAATCAGGCCTTTGTATTATTTTTAGATTTTTATTTAAAAGATTGTTTATTACTTCATTTTTTTCCAGTGTCATTTTTACCTCCGTTATTTATTATATCAAAATCAAGTATAAATTTCTAATAGAAATGATTTTTTCATGAAAAATATAATCATAGTAAAAGAAATTCTCTTTGTGCTATAATATCAGTTGAAATATAAATTTTATGGAGGGATTAAATTGAAAATAAAAGCAGTTGCACTAGACATGGACGGAACACTTTTATGCAGTGATCACAAGCCTTCTGAAAGAACAAAACAGTTTCTTTTAGATATAGAAAAAAAAGGAGCAAAAGTTATTATAGCTACAGGGCGTTCTTTTGGAGGAACAGAAGCTACAGCTAAACTTTTAGGACTTGATAATGGACTTGTTTTATGTTATAACGGAGCAAAAGTTGTAAATTATAAAGATAAATCAGTCCTTTTTGAAAAACCTTTAGCTGAAAGACATGTAAAAGAACTTATAAATATAGCTGATGAAATGGGAGTACATATAAATCTTTATCAAGATAATGTGTGGTATGTTGACAGAGAAGATAAGAAAGAGGTAAAAATATATTCTGAAAAATGTGGAATAACTCCAGTGGTAAAAGCTCACGATTCATTTGAGTCTTACCTTATGCCAAAGGTTGTTTTTATAGGGGAGCATGAAAAAGTTGTTGAAGTTGAAAAAGAAGTAAAAAGAAGACTTGGTGATGAAATTCATATAGCTTTTTCAAGTGATACATTTTTAGAAGCTATGAATAAAGATGTAAATAAAGGAATTACTCTTAAATGGATTTTAAATCACTTTGGAATAAAAGAGGATGAATGTGCTGCCTTTGGAGATGCTCAAAATGATCTTGAAATGCTTTTAGCTGTAAAATATGGAGTAGCTATGGGAAATTCAGATGAAGATTTTAAAAAGAAAGTAAATTATACAACTTTATCAAATGATGAAGATGGAATAGTTGAATTTTTAAAAGAATATTTTTAGGAAAAATACAAAAAAGGGAAAAGGAGATGACGGGAAATCATCTCCTTTATTTGGGTTTAGGCATTTAATTGATGGTTATTTATGAATATAAACTTTACTTTTATACATGTAAGGGAGAAAAATAAAAGTAAGATCCTATTCATAAACTTTTGATAATATGGTAATTTTCTAGAAAGTTCATCAACTTCCTTATGTGCCTATTATATATTCTCAATGTATCTTTTATATATCCAAAATATCTTTTCTTTAAAAAAGTTATATTTTTAATCATTATACTCAAATGTATAAATTAAACTTTTTTCAGGGTTGAAAAAAGTAACAGCTGTTGAAGAAAAATTTGAAAAACAGAATGTATCAGCAGCACATATAGGTTCTGCTTTTTCTAAATTATAACGAGTTTGAAAATCATTTCCTAAAACATCTAAAAAGTTAAGAGTGATTTTTTTTATTTCTTCTGTATTATAAAATAAATGTTTTTTTTCTCTGAAAATAGATTCAGTAATTTCAAAAAGATGCATTATTTTTCCTGTTTTTTGATAGTTATATTTTTCCATTTCATAAGAATAAAAATTTTCTATATAATTGCCTAGACTTTGTCCCTCTGTAAAATTACCAGCTTTTCTGGCTAGAGGTTTTACCATTTTAACATAATCACTAAGAGATACTTTTTGAAGAAGATAATAATCTTTATTATTTTCAAAATCAGCTCTTAAGAAAGAGTAAACTTCTTTTATTTCAGAATTTCCAAATGTATGAATATTTCCAAGAAATTCATATTTCCCATTATTGTACTTAAATCCAAAGAATCTGTTTTCAGAGTTAAGATAGTCATTTTCACAAATAAGTCCAGCAGTGGTAATTAGATGAATTTTATATTCTTTATTATTTAGTTTATATTTGTAAGTAAGAAGAGGGGAAAAATATATTTCCATATCTTTTTCTGCAAAAACATCCTGAGGATCAGGAAAGAATATTATATCATCTTCAGTTTTTCTTTTTTTAAAAGTATTAAAAATTTTCCAGTTTTTTATAGTCATAAATTTACCTCTTTTATTTTAAGAGCAAGAAAAATATAGTAAGAAAAAATTTTATTTTCATACACTATTATTTTATCATAATAATAAATTTTTTTCAGAAAAAAATAATTAAATTTCGTTTTTCAGACAAAAATGGTATAATCTTTAAAAAGAAATACAGAATTTGGAGGTATTTATGGATAAAAATACATTTATTGATCTTGTATTTAAAAAAGCAAAACAAAAAAATATAGAAGAATTTGAAATATATTTTCTTTCTGGAACA is a genomic window of Fusobacterium perfoetens containing:
- a CDS encoding FCD domain-containing protein, whose translation is VELTEFHYITYKYITNEMLREFMMLGFEIQRLHRDMSLYFEDSKELSVQEHEKLHEYIVEGKKEESKALIESHLEKTERLLLGHIKELG
- a CDS encoding ABC transporter ATP-binding protein, which produces MLNKKNKKENIIIKYYKKEKSLLFAFIFFNIAVTVLDLSAPLVVKNIIDKAIPDKNIQNLVLLTFFALFLYSVRTFFAVMSFSRGQLMGNRIKYHMRNDLFSHFLKQSHEFFNKKETGDLIARITSDLESSAVLLYRGLQDLLASGGSLLGGFILMFIYSPLLACITFLPLPIGLIFVYRKNKKMKKGYREIRRKNSSLTVVLHEILRVILFFKDNLLEKTAYKKFLQANDELLAAEKRNFLNVGIFMAGVTFYVHFTQLILIGAGGILFIKGKISIGIIVSFLLLVDRFKVSLIKLAGLTDTYHKGRAGIVRLEEMLESDFTLPEGNGKIDEEFKNLRFQNVSFSYEKDIPVIKNLTFEIKKGEKTAVVGRSGVGKTTLMNLIKRNYLPDTGDIFINGKNYKDINRESVLSFMGTIEQKENILGDTVKNNIKIVRENSTEEEIEEACKKACIHNTIEKLNEKYETVLGNSGTILSTGQQQRISLARVFLKNPEIIILDEATSGLDNTSESKIMQNIDTQFEGKTLIAVTHRLAVTRNFDKIIVIGKEGVIEEGTYDELVSKEGEFYNILKGK
- a CDS encoding ATP-dependent nuclease, with translation MELRLLSIKNWREIKNIDIHFENLMLFLGQSSEGVNNIISCLAFIFNGKELEKADIYDKAELAVIKLIFFENETRYKLKITASPEGEVRYYIRKSKNWKIITKEEYSKFIEQIPFLHVSGDLKNQCNNIFTCFFKILKKDHKDEDLIKNHIYEAYENLDEGYQNPELYRNLLFEFLKIISQISVKRKESILKNAVILFEDPELYLHPQKSRELYDCFIKLSKLGTKIYLKTYSSSFLGLKQYRSICVIKKINNNVRVVQAKDNIFKGDVIKAFNMNYWINPDRGELFFAEKVILVEGQTDKIVISFLGKLLKIFKYDYSIIECGSKSTIPQFIMLLNLFKIPYVVIYDKDNHRWRTKEEIFNSNQKNKMIRSLVKDSLGTCIEFENDIEEELYARNGERTSYKNKPFNALRYISNENYIVPERLKNKIEKIYE
- a CDS encoding tRNA1(Val) (adenine(37)-N6)-methyltransferase, with translation MTLEKNEVINNLLNKNLKIIQRPDFFNFSLDSLLIANFISLGRGVNKVVDLGTGNGAIPLFLSERTKAKITGIEIQKISADLAKKNIELNNLSDRIEIINDDMKNWKKYFQSGSQDAIISNPPFFKFHGNEELLNDLDQLTLARHEISITLEEIVETASCLLKDKGYFAMVHRPDRFLEILDTMRKYKITPKKVRFCHSKIDKQAKILLVEGVKFGSEGLTVLPPLISHDSDGKYSKEVLELFK
- a CDS encoding Cof-type HAD-IIB family hydrolase, giving the protein MKIKAVALDMDGTLLCSDHKPSERTKQFLLDIEKKGAKVIIATGRSFGGTEATAKLLGLDNGLVLCYNGAKVVNYKDKSVLFEKPLAERHVKELINIADEMGVHINLYQDNVWYVDREDKKEVKIYSEKCGITPVVKAHDSFESYLMPKVVFIGEHEKVVEVEKEVKRRLGDEIHIAFSSDTFLEAMNKDVNKGITLKWILNHFGIKEDECAAFGDAQNDLEMLLAVKYGVAMGNSDEDFKKKVNYTTLSNDEDGIVEFLKEYF
- a CDS encoding TldD/PmbA family protein, giving the protein MLDKSLVEKILNEALSTGGDFAEVFVEKKNSSSLYMIDGKIESALSGKDFGIGIRIFKDLYYVYGYTNDMSEENLLKTVKKIAQAIKGTKADIAINLLKQDIENYNKIEIYPETVSKKSKIEIMKRGYSSAKNYNNEISQVRVSYGDTKQNILVANSEGIWAEDERVRGRIRIESVASDGTEMQTGSMGPGASKGFEFFENMDIESYGREASRIASTILHAEYSPSGKMPVIIDNGFGGVIFHEACGHGLEATSVAKGNSVFAGKLGQMIASPLVSAVDDGTIPNEWGTINIDDEGTPSKRNLLIENGILKGYMIDKLNGRRMGMASTGSGRRESYKYAPTSRMTNTFILNGKSTLEEMISSTEKGIYAKYMGGGSVNPATGNFNFAVMEGYLIENGKITSPVRGATLIGTGSEVLKKIDMVGNNLAYGQGMCGSVSGSLCTNVGQPAVRVSEITVGGRK
- a CDS encoding outer membrane beta-barrel protein, which encodes MKKILLGLFALSTLAFGAAGDSHLYLRAEFSPFSKYDLDNGAKIENKDDIDEAAYGIAAEFTKDVLYNLELGIGTAYQKHGDFQYKNGYDGEKLPDFNSIPVYITGKYKIFNVGDWTPYIKADLGYSFNDLDDNKYFSYDDGLYYAVGLGVEIQYLSLEMSYRVNEGKLKTDYGKYDIDNSRVMFGASYRFDF
- a CDS encoding murein L,D-transpeptidase catalytic domain family protein codes for the protein MKKILLTFFSILTFTLSYGDEISFQNIINPEKVFINTIPQNKGTYVDESQYLFLYNNFNLKDKLSYRIFKMALKGYSKIPERKTKYLVIADYSKPSYEKRFFVLNMENFTLEDYTYVAHGKNSGADTAVSFSNKMNSYKSSVGFYLTGKPYNGRYGYSLKLFGLEDGYNSNAFKRGVVIHGASASEPEYINKFGFLGRTEGCPAVPKSLNKKIIEKIKNGSVLFIYGNDTKYLRDSKYIK
- a CDS encoding ABC transporter substrate-binding protein, which gives rise to MKRFLLFILFLIFTINIYSIKIENNMAVDSYGNSVELKEYKRIVVADPSAVEIFYLIGGEDKISAIAKTKINKIYPEEKTKYLESVGTITKPSFEKIISLTPDLVILNPMGAVKSTELLKKYNIPFFIDRSVTFNEIFLKTKIYGVFTRQERNAEKLINEKKDKLKEIEKNIMDKKLKGVVLYSNSPMVSFSKDTIPGEILKLLKIENMAESFAGGKSQIISSETILKENPDVIIGTMKIKSPEEIVSSNEFLKYSNAYKNNNIYVFESEKILRATPRIVDGIEEIYEVIKNVK